In Dyadobacter subterraneus, a single genomic region encodes these proteins:
- a CDS encoding sensor histidine kinase, protein MSDTPIRMHPALKTLLICLLIGSAFGIYLYFTYDPRPERILISVLSSSCIGSLMMLVISYRNFFTMVTSIQSLKMIIMIALLILVALAGSEIMFFVQSFLWKAGKYQWFNGGNIYVLNILIVLVTGIPIYVSEEWKSLLNSRILNQQYRVLELEQQKTAFELELLRAKVNPHFLYNVHNTIAGLISKDPAKAEEMVLLLSKFFRFTLNKNSATFHSVHDELAIIQTYLDMQKIRFGNRMHYEINTDPETLSLQIPSFILQPVVENAVKHGIEKKVENGFVKVEIKPDGENMLITISDSGPEFSATPGAGMGLQMVRSKLGLLYPGNFTLELNNEPEKYVRIIIPKRNQNVAG, encoded by the coding sequence TTGTCAGACACGCCAATCAGGATGCATCCCGCGCTTAAAACTTTGCTGATCTGCCTTTTGATCGGGTCGGCATTCGGTATCTATTTATATTTCACTTACGATCCCAGGCCTGAGCGTATCCTGATTTCAGTATTGTCCTCTTCCTGCATCGGTTCTTTGATGATGCTGGTTATTTCGTACAGGAATTTTTTCACAATGGTCACCTCAATACAAAGTTTAAAGATGATCATTATGATCGCTTTATTGATTTTGGTCGCGTTGGCAGGCTCGGAAATTATGTTTTTTGTACAATCGTTTTTGTGGAAGGCTGGGAAATATCAATGGTTTAACGGTGGGAATATTTATGTGTTGAATATCCTGATTGTGCTGGTTACGGGTATCCCGATTTATGTGAGTGAAGAATGGAAAAGTCTTTTGAATTCAAGGATCTTAAACCAGCAATACCGGGTTTTGGAACTGGAACAGCAAAAAACAGCTTTTGAGCTTGAACTTTTGCGAGCGAAAGTGAACCCGCATTTTCTCTATAATGTCCATAACACTATTGCAGGACTTATCTCCAAAGATCCCGCCAAAGCGGAGGAAATGGTACTGCTTTTGTCAAAGTTTTTCAGGTTTACACTGAATAAAAACAGCGCCACTTTTCATTCCGTGCATGATGAACTTGCCATAATTCAGACTTATCTGGATATGCAAAAAATCCGCTTCGGAAATCGGATGCACTATGAAATCAACACTGATCCGGAAACATTATCTTTACAAATACCATCCTTTATTTTGCAGCCTGTTGTCGAAAATGCAGTAAAACATGGTATTGAAAAGAAGGTTGAAAATGGTTTTGTTAAAGTTGAAATAAAACCCGACGGAGAAAATATGCTGATTACCATTTCTGATTCGGGACCGGAATTTTCAGCAACCCCCGGTGCCGGAATGGGCCTGCAAATGGTGAGGAGCAAGCTTGGACTTTTGTATCCTGGAAATTTTACATTGGAATTAAATAACGAACCGGAAAAATATGTCAGGATTATTATCCCGAAAAGAAATCAGAACGTTGCTGGTTGA
- a CDS encoding FUSC family protein, whose translation MSEKLTDQILYILKCLIGTAIGYYIYLLHPTVGTWALFSIVLVLAPDRKDAMNLAVTRIKANFIGAVIGLILLNLHAINLMMICAGIAISIAICELLKLQAATRSAMIAVLIITMHEPGQYLWEVAVERAGGVAAGCIIGVVLTYLFHISVSESTQILQKVRKGNTSDSVQDTD comes from the coding sequence GTGTCAGAGAAACTAACGGATCAGATACTATATATTTTGAAATGCCTGATCGGTACAGCCATCGGTTATTATATTTATTTGCTCCATCCTACTGTCGGAACATGGGCGCTTTTTTCCATAGTATTGGTACTTGCTCCGGACAGAAAAGATGCTATGAATCTGGCCGTTACACGTATCAAAGCAAATTTTATCGGAGCAGTAATCGGACTGATTTTACTTAATCTTCATGCGATCAATCTGATGATGATTTGCGCCGGCATTGCAATTTCCATTGCTATTTGTGAATTGTTGAAATTGCAGGCTGCCACCCGCTCGGCAATGATTGCGGTACTGATCATCACCATGCATGAGCCAGGTCAATATCTTTGGGAAGTTGCTGTGGAGCGTGCTGGTGGCGTTGCGGCGGGTTGTATTATTGGTGTTGTGCTCACCTATTTATTTCATATTTCCGTATCAGAATCAACCCAGATTCTCCAAAAAGTGAGAAAGGGAAACACTTCGGATTCTGTTCAGGATACGGATTGA
- a CDS encoding DUF6252 family protein, translating to MKTSSILVLFVMICLAGFMSCSKKSDDVTPDPAATVGFKVKVDGNNYAPDYAYALANFPGANGYYAIYGMDSKTSDVIAIALPNSAAEGTYPINEVNFGIVTISKEDFSTINGGSGSVTITKKTESSLSGTFSFVAYDASGTKKRTLTEGSFNVNVR from the coding sequence ATGAAAACGTCTTCGATTTTAGTACTTTTTGTTATGATTTGCCTTGCAGGTTTTATGTCTTGCAGCAAAAAATCCGATGATGTCACACCAGATCCGGCAGCCACAGTTGGGTTCAAAGTAAAGGTAGACGGAAATAATTATGCACCGGATTATGCCTATGCATTGGCCAATTTTCCGGGAGCAAACGGTTACTATGCCATTTACGGAATGGATAGCAAAACCAGCGATGTCATTGCCATTGCATTGCCAAACTCCGCGGCCGAAGGCACTTACCCGATCAATGAAGTTAACTTTGGTATTGTTACAATCAGCAAAGAAGATTTTTCAACGATTAACGGAGGAAGCGGCAGCGTAACCATTACTAAAAAGACAGAATCAAGTTTATCAGGCACTTTCAGTTTCGTAGCTTACGATGCCTCAGGTACTAAAAAACGTACTTTGACAGAAGGCAGCTTCAACGTTAATGTGCGCTAA
- a CDS encoding LytR/AlgR family response regulator transcription factor yields MKQDLRAVIIDDETNAREALTNLLRLVCPEVEICGEAKNADLGIELIKEKKPNLVFLDIQMPGKTGFDLLAAFEKVDFGVIFTTAYQEFAIRAFRFSAIDYLLKPIDPDELLAAVEKYKSQTASVNPQQIQILQQQLDAPGTVRLLNRQKNDNQRIALPTAEGIHFVQMTEIIQCESLGSYTKFHLIKGPAIVVSRLLKEYEEILDNYYFFRVHQSNIINLEHIKRYVKGDGGQVWMSDNTEIEVSRRRKDEFLSLLSDFYVNSGKLK; encoded by the coding sequence ATGAAACAAGATTTACGCGCTGTTATCATTGATGATGAAACTAATGCCCGCGAAGCACTGACCAACCTGCTGAGGTTGGTATGCCCTGAGGTTGAAATTTGCGGTGAAGCGAAAAATGCCGATTTGGGTATTGAATTAATCAAAGAGAAGAAACCCAACCTGGTTTTTCTTGATATCCAGATGCCGGGTAAAACGGGATTTGATTTACTGGCTGCTTTTGAAAAAGTTGATTTTGGCGTTATTTTCACCACGGCCTATCAGGAATTCGCCATTCGTGCATTCCGGTTTAGTGCGATAGATTACCTACTGAAACCAATTGATCCGGATGAATTACTGGCTGCCGTTGAGAAATATAAATCTCAGACTGCCAGTGTCAATCCCCAGCAGATTCAGATTTTACAGCAGCAGCTGGATGCTCCGGGAACAGTCCGCCTGCTTAATCGTCAAAAAAATGATAATCAACGAATTGCATTGCCGACGGCGGAAGGGATCCATTTTGTCCAGATGACAGAAATTATTCAATGTGAATCGTTGGGGTCTTACACCAAGTTTCATCTCATCAAAGGACCGGCGATAGTGGTTTCCCGACTGCTGAAAGAATATGAAGAGATTCTGGATAACTATTATTTTTTCCGCGTACATCAATCCAATATTATCAATCTGGAACATATCAAACGTTATGTAAAAGGAGATGGTGGCCAGGTATGGATGAGCGATAATACAGAAATTGAGGTGTCCCGCCGACGTAAAGATGAATTTTTGTCTCTCTTGTCAGATTTTTATGTCAATTCGGGGAAATTGAAATGA
- a CDS encoding LytR/AlgR family response regulator transcription factor, whose protein sequence is MSGLLSRKEIRTLLVDDEEIAIYRLKKALESYPQIKIIGEAKDGKEAIGLINDQRPDLVFLDIQMPVMNGFEVLNYLDYLPQIVFVTAYEEYAIKAFEKNSLDYLLKPVEDDRLSITIKRALESKAIEDNVLYKIKMLINENRPKDIITTIPVKSGNKITLIHMADICFFEAKDKYVYIHTYEGESLIDYSLGYLQERLPEQFLRVHRGFIINKLTIREIHKYFKGTYILVMNDSKGTKIKSAYSYSDEIREKLLLV, encoded by the coding sequence ATGTCAGGATTATTATCCCGAAAAGAAATCAGAACGTTGCTGGTTGACGATGAGGAAATTGCAATTTATCGTTTGAAAAAAGCGCTTGAATCCTATCCGCAAATAAAAATCATCGGTGAGGCAAAAGATGGAAAAGAAGCGATCGGACTTATCAATGACCAGCGTCCTGATCTTGTTTTTCTTGATATCCAGATGCCGGTAATGAATGGTTTTGAAGTGTTGAATTACCTCGATTATTTGCCGCAGATTGTTTTTGTTACAGCCTACGAAGAATATGCAATAAAAGCGTTCGAGAAAAATTCTCTGGATTATTTGTTAAAACCTGTGGAAGATGATCGCCTTTCGATAACGATTAAAAGAGCATTGGAAAGTAAGGCCATTGAGGATAATGTTTTGTACAAAATCAAGATGCTCATCAATGAAAATCGCCCAAAAGATATCATCACGACTATTCCGGTGAAATCTGGAAATAAAATAACGCTGATTCACATGGCAGATATCTGTTTTTTTGAAGCAAAAGATAAATACGTATACATCCACACCTACGAAGGGGAAAGTCTGATTGATTATTCACTTGGATATTTACAAGAACGCCTGCCAGAGCAATTCCTTCGTGTTCACAGAGGATTTATAATCAATAAATTAACAATCAGGGAAATACATAAGTACTTTAAAGGCACTTATATTTTGGTAATGAACGATTCAAAAGGTACAAAAATAAAGAGTGCGTATTCTTATTCCGACGAGATCCGGGAGAAGTTATTGTTGGTTTGA
- a CDS encoding sensor histidine kinase, translating into MRYLQVFLLLFFTSPQLCAQMPSLTLEHLTTREGLPSNEVWSLTNDKQGFLWIGTGRNICRYDGYSFLRLDSLKLGYCSGVSTDSKGDIYTSNDTRGLCKIDAKTLTVTTLAVNNYDDSDPTNDLHEQGMVDSFDQVWVCDYTSVKRYNPATGKLHRYTFSQTASGGDVYQYASFFEDSKHTLWVVSEIGLYRYDRNADKLVCMLGKEAVLTKNRIPIRLSKAGEDSNGNLWIGGYEYGLVRFSPADQSFSIRKKGFEHNHVICVQESRDENGRKLLFIGTNDGISIFYPDRNEMYNLPEFYNNGIRVKTMYEDKVNRILWIGTSDGVYKYRYGNAGIRTVAIPAGIVRLPVQITTILPAPDETFILGLSHSGALIWKPSQHFFKLLPYPTDALTQQMRWIQDRPYAFTDKGVFTADLKKGNFSVFSPASSLFKNTDFKDGLLDKKGRLWIANLNEGLKVIDPVTKREIKLWSEKQGRKLLNLTYLKAIIEGVDGRIWVATCSRGLFFFDEKTGEFVNIETLPENKGKLIGGDCINGMQKGSNGSILISSWGGVSKISSSGRILSTFEFKTDALNDTYCANIAEMPGGNLWFSTNEGIHIADPKTHAIRYLTTIEGLKSNAPVGFYHSAANELFLGHTNAINILNINALGNSMVTPRVVISSIEVKGKTLHKDLSKEIFLEPDENAITFNFSTLNFEPASKNLFSFKLEGFESNWIDLGNQHTVSFTNLPAKSYRLLVKSRNSSGKVSEKPLVVRFRVAPYFINTLFFRTLIGLAIAAMIVAMMRWRVNTLAERNKLDLQIAEWRLKALQSQMNPHFLFNSLNSVQNYLLTNRGVEGAKYLSKFSKLVRRIMENSNHQYLSFEQIIDTLRMYVEIESFRFNHEFSYTFDIEDNEALLDAHLPPMLLQPYVENAIWHGLMPKEGEKKLKITARIVDKHIVCTIEDNGVGRTFAPRTEGHISRGQEMTKGIFESLRHKDSDAKIEFTDLFDAANHPAGTRVSMTIPLENV; encoded by the coding sequence ATGAGGTATTTACAGGTATTCCTGCTATTGTTTTTTACCTCGCCGCAGCTCTGCGCACAAATGCCATCCCTGACGCTGGAACACCTGACAACCAGGGAAGGGCTTCCATCCAATGAAGTCTGGTCGCTGACAAATGACAAACAGGGATTTTTGTGGATTGGTACCGGAAGAAATATCTGTCGCTATGACGGTTACAGCTTTTTAAGACTTGACAGTTTGAAACTGGGATATTGTTCCGGCGTATCTACCGATTCAAAGGGAGATATTTATACTTCCAACGACACCAGGGGTTTGTGTAAAATCGATGCAAAAACGCTGACAGTCACCACGCTGGCTGTAAATAACTATGATGACTCGGATCCAACGAATGATTTGCATGAACAAGGCATGGTCGATAGTTTTGACCAGGTTTGGGTTTGTGATTATACTTCTGTGAAAAGATACAATCCGGCAACCGGAAAACTTCATAGATATACCTTTTCCCAAACGGCATCAGGCGGAGATGTGTATCAGTATGCAAGCTTTTTTGAAGATTCAAAACACACACTTTGGGTGGTTTCAGAAATTGGCCTTTATCGTTATGATCGTAATGCAGACAAACTTGTCTGTATGCTTGGGAAAGAAGCTGTTTTAACTAAAAATCGTATTCCGATCCGCCTGTCAAAAGCCGGTGAGGATAGTAATGGAAATCTTTGGATAGGAGGTTATGAATACGGTCTGGTCCGTTTTTCTCCTGCTGATCAGTCTTTCAGTATCAGAAAAAAGGGTTTTGAACATAACCATGTCATTTGCGTTCAGGAATCCCGGGATGAAAATGGAAGGAAACTCCTTTTTATCGGGACAAATGACGGAATCAGTATTTTTTATCCTGATCGTAACGAAATGTACAATCTGCCCGAATTTTATAACAACGGAATCCGGGTCAAAACGATGTATGAAGACAAAGTCAACCGGATTCTTTGGATAGGCACCAGTGATGGCGTTTACAAGTACCGTTATGGCAATGCCGGAATTCGGACCGTGGCAATTCCTGCCGGCATCGTGCGGCTTCCGGTTCAGATTACTACCATTTTACCCGCGCCGGATGAGACTTTTATCTTAGGTCTTTCGCATTCAGGGGCTCTGATCTGGAAACCATCCCAGCACTTTTTTAAATTATTGCCATACCCAACCGACGCGCTCACACAACAGATGCGCTGGATTCAGGATCGCCCGTATGCTTTTACTGACAAAGGTGTTTTTACTGCGGATTTGAAAAAAGGAAACTTTTCGGTTTTTTCTCCGGCATCATCCTTATTTAAAAATACAGATTTCAAAGATGGACTGCTGGATAAAAAAGGCCGTTTGTGGATTGCCAATCTCAATGAAGGTTTGAAAGTAATAGATCCTGTAACAAAGCGGGAAATTAAATTATGGTCGGAGAAACAGGGACGAAAATTGTTAAATTTGACCTATCTGAAAGCAATTATTGAAGGTGTTGACGGCCGCATCTGGGTAGCCACATGCTCCCGGGGACTATTTTTTTTCGATGAAAAAACAGGTGAATTTGTAAATATTGAAACGCTGCCAGAAAATAAGGGGAAATTGATTGGAGGCGATTGTATCAATGGAATGCAAAAAGGATCAAATGGCTCCATTCTGATTTCCAGCTGGGGAGGTGTTTCGAAAATTTCTTCCTCAGGCCGGATTTTAAGCACATTTGAGTTTAAAACTGATGCACTCAACGATACTTATTGCGCCAATATTGCAGAAATGCCGGGAGGAAATCTTTGGTTCAGTACCAATGAGGGCATTCACATTGCAGACCCTAAAACGCATGCTATCCGTTACCTGACCACAATCGAAGGATTGAAAAGCAATGCCCCGGTCGGATTTTATCATAGTGCAGCTAATGAGCTTTTTTTAGGACATACCAATGCTATCAATATTTTAAATATCAACGCGCTTGGTAATAGTATGGTCACGCCCAGGGTTGTTATCAGTTCGATTGAAGTCAAAGGGAAAACTTTGCATAAGGATCTGTCCAAAGAAATTTTTCTGGAACCCGACGAAAATGCGATTACCTTCAATTTTTCAACATTAAATTTTGAACCCGCTTCCAAAAATTTATTCAGTTTCAAACTTGAAGGTTTTGAATCCAACTGGATAGATCTGGGCAATCAGCATACCGTTTCTTTTACAAACCTTCCGGCCAAATCTTACCGGCTGCTCGTTAAGAGCAGAAATAGTTCGGGTAAAGTAAGTGAAAAACCACTCGTTGTTCGGTTCCGTGTTGCGCCTTATTTTATCAATACATTGTTTTTCAGGACACTTATAGGATTGGCAATTGCTGCGATGATTGTCGCCATGATGCGTTGGCGCGTCAATACCCTGGCAGAGAGGAACAAGCTGGACCTGCAAATTGCAGAATGGCGGCTAAAAGCATTGCAGTCGCAAATGAACCCGCATTTTTTGTTCAATTCACTTAACTCTGTCCAGAATTATCTGCTGACAAACAGAGGTGTGGAAGGTGCAAAATATCTGTCGAAATTCTCTAAACTGGTGCGGCGCATCATGGAAAATTCCAACCATCAGTATCTTTCTTTTGAACAGATTATTGATACCCTGCGGATGTATGTGGAAATAGAATCTTTTCGATTTAATCATGAATTCAGCTACACTTTTGACATTGAAGATAATGAAGCCCTGCTGGATGCCCATCTGCCCCCGATGCTTCTGCAACCCTATGTTGAAAATGCGATCTGGCATGGTTTAATGCCAAAAGAGGGTGAGAAAAAATTAAAAATTACGGCCAGGATTGTTGATAAACACATCGTTTGTACCATCGAAGACAACGGTGTCGGCCGCACTTTTGCACCACGAACAGAAGGCCATATTTCGCGGGGTCAGGAAATGACCAAAGGTATTTTTGAGTCACTTCGCCACAAGGATAGTGATGCCAAAATAGAATTTACTGATTTGTTTGACGCCGCTAATCACCCTGCCGGAACAAGAGTGAGCATGACTATTCCACTTGAAAATGTATAA
- a CDS encoding helix-turn-helix domain-containing protein, producing MAVEFEFSAGENFHFTSAFANRFGAAVKEERVFLPDFLGDGFIQEVYPGVGFSLCIHNYILKEEFVLKRLPSSSNDTLTFKFDCRTDFKGNGLENGSFFSAKNTFEVEFSTGNFFTELVIPKDVSIRFLVISISRETLLDLLHLKEGSSTENLLKNNKSFVLHEEMNLQMQQTLKEITTIDDTTRLATLLYQIKAHELIYQLFAKLIARSESKVIPIDQADAEQIYLAKTLILNDLSVPPELVKLSEDIGMSLTKMKQLFRQVFGDSIYNYYQTARMNEAARLLQYLSVSETGYQLGFSNLSHFARLFEKFHKIKPKRFKEELKNSGAVKAVYQSVS from the coding sequence ATGGCTGTTGAGTTTGAATTTAGCGCCGGTGAGAATTTTCATTTCACCTCTGCTTTTGCTAATCGCTTTGGTGCAGCGGTAAAAGAGGAACGCGTATTTTTGCCTGATTTTCTTGGAGATGGATTTATTCAGGAAGTTTATCCGGGAGTGGGTTTTTCTCTTTGTATCCATAATTATATACTGAAAGAAGAATTTGTATTAAAACGCCTCCCTTCTTCCTCGAACGACACGCTCACTTTTAAATTCGACTGCCGGACAGATTTCAAAGGTAACGGACTGGAAAACGGCTCTTTTTTCTCTGCAAAAAACACCTTTGAAGTCGAGTTTAGTACGGGTAATTTTTTTACAGAACTGGTCATTCCAAAAGACGTTTCAATCAGGTTTCTTGTCATCAGTATTTCCCGCGAGACTCTTCTTGATCTGCTTCATTTGAAAGAAGGTTCTTCTACGGAAAATCTTTTGAAAAATAACAAATCTTTTGTCCTGCATGAAGAAATGAACTTGCAGATGCAGCAAACACTAAAAGAAATTACCACAATTGACGACACGACCAGACTGGCAACTTTACTTTATCAGATCAAAGCGCATGAGCTTATTTATCAGTTGTTTGCAAAGTTAATCGCGCGCTCCGAAAGCAAAGTAATTCCGATTGACCAGGCCGATGCGGAACAGATTTATCTTGCCAAAACACTTATTCTAAATGATCTCAGTGTGCCTCCCGAACTGGTTAAACTGTCTGAAGATATCGGAATGAGTCTGACTAAAATGAAACAGCTTTTTCGTCAGGTTTTTGGTGATAGTATTTATAATTATTATCAGACAGCCCGGATGAATGAAGCTGCGCGGCTGCTGCAATATCTGTCAGTTTCTGAAACGGGTTACCAGCTGGGTTTTTCCAATCTGAGTCATTTTGCGCGTTTGTTTGAAAAATTCCACAAAATAAAACCCAAGCGTTTTAAAGAAGAGCTCAAAAATTCAGGCGCAGTAAAGGCGGTTTATCAATCCGTATCCTGA